A section of the Rhizobium sp. ACO-34A genome encodes:
- a CDS encoding 5-deoxy-glucuronate isomerase — protein MSSLLRKPSGTSGKVHDITPASAGWGYVGFGLYRLKAGERAAEQTGDTEVILVLVEGRAEITGGGKAFGELGDRMSVFERTPPHCVYVPAENEWSAVATTDCTLAVCTAPATAGREAQVIGPAGISLSERGKGANTRYVYAIAMEDRDVADALLVTEVFTPQGNWSSYPPHRHDQDNYPDMTYLEETYYHRLNPAQGFGFQRVFTEDGSLDETMAVSDGDVVLVPKGHHPCGAPYGYEMYYLNVMAGPLRKWRFKNHPDHDWIFRRDNP, from the coding sequence ATGAGTTCCCTCTTGCGCAAACCGTCGGGAACGTCCGGCAAGGTTCATGACATTACCCCGGCCAGCGCCGGCTGGGGATATGTCGGCTTCGGTCTCTACCGGCTGAAGGCCGGCGAAAGGGCCGCCGAACAGACCGGCGATACGGAAGTCATTCTCGTGCTAGTCGAAGGCAGGGCGGAAATCACCGGCGGCGGCAAGGCTTTCGGGGAGCTCGGAGACCGTATGAGCGTCTTCGAGCGCACCCCGCCGCACTGCGTCTATGTTCCCGCTGAAAACGAGTGGTCGGCGGTCGCCACGACGGACTGCACGCTTGCCGTCTGCACCGCTCCCGCGACGGCTGGTCGCGAGGCGCAGGTGATCGGTCCCGCCGGCATTTCTCTCAGCGAACGCGGCAAGGGCGCCAATACGCGTTACGTCTATGCCATCGCCATGGAGGATCGCGACGTCGCGGACGCATTGCTGGTGACCGAGGTCTTTACACCCCAGGGCAACTGGTCGTCCTACCCGCCGCACCGGCATGATCAGGACAACTATCCTGACATGACCTATCTCGAGGAGACCTATTACCACCGGCTGAACCCGGCGCAGGGTTTCGGTTTCCAGCGCGTCTTCACCGAGGACGGGTCGCTGGACGAGACGATGGCGGTTTCCGATGGAGATGTCGTGCTCGTGCCCAAGGGTCATCACCCCTGCGGCGCGCCATACGGCTACGAAATGTACTACCTCAACGTCATGGCTGGTCCGCTGCGCAAGTGGCGCTTCAAGAACCATCCGGACCACGACTGGATCTTCCGGCGCGACAATCCCTGA
- a CDS encoding myo-inosose-2 dehydratase → MILYGTNPIAWSNDDDRTLGAHISLDQCLDETAKIGFDGIEKGHKFPENPAGLKAVLEPRGLRYVSGWHSLNLLTHSIEDEKKAMQPALDLLNAMGSKVIIVCETSNAIHGNDAVAVNARPKLSEGDWAQFGAGVEALAEYAATQGIALVYHHHMGTIVESEEEIDRLMENTGPHAKLLLDTGHCLFGGGDPERVARKYMNRVGHIHAKNVRPVIATQVREENLSFLEGVRRGVFTVPGDTEGGVDFPSVLGVAAGHGYQGWLVIEAEQDPDVRNPFQYQSLGLKSLKAMAREAGLDKAAAA, encoded by the coding sequence ATGATCCTCTACGGCACAAATCCGATTGCCTGGTCCAATGACGACGACCGCACGCTCGGTGCCCATATCAGCCTTGACCAGTGCCTCGACGAAACGGCGAAGATCGGCTTCGACGGCATCGAGAAGGGTCACAAGTTCCCGGAAAATCCGGCCGGCCTCAAGGCCGTGCTGGAACCCCGGGGCCTGCGTTATGTATCCGGCTGGCATTCGCTGAACCTGCTCACCCATTCGATCGAGGACGAGAAGAAGGCCATGCAGCCGGCGCTCGACCTCCTGAATGCCATGGGCTCCAAGGTCATCATCGTCTGCGAAACCTCCAACGCCATTCACGGTAACGATGCCGTCGCGGTCAACGCACGCCCGAAGCTTTCCGAGGGCGACTGGGCACAGTTCGGCGCAGGCGTCGAAGCGCTCGCCGAATATGCCGCGACACAGGGGATTGCCCTCGTCTACCACCATCACATGGGCACCATCGTCGAGAGCGAAGAAGAGATCGACCGGCTGATGGAAAATACCGGCCCGCATGCCAAGCTGCTGCTCGATACCGGTCATTGCCTGTTCGGCGGCGGCGATCCGGAGCGCGTCGCCCGCAAGTACATGAACCGGGTCGGCCATATCCATGCAAAAAACGTCCGCCCGGTTATCGCCACGCAGGTGCGTGAGGAGAACCTCTCCTTCCTTGAAGGCGTGCGTCGTGGCGTCTTCACCGTGCCGGGCGACACCGAAGGTGGCGTCGACTTCCCGTCGGTCCTCGGCGTTGCGGCGGGACACGGCTATCAGGGCTGGCTGGTCATCGAGGCCGAACAGGATCCAGATGTCCGCAATCCCTTCCAGTACCAGAGCCTCGGCCTGAAATCGCTGAAAGCCATGGCCCGGGAAGCCGGACTGGACAAGGCAGCGGCGGCCTGA
- a CDS encoding 3D-(3,5/4)-trihydroxycyclohexane-1,2-dione acylhydrolase (decyclizing), which translates to MKTIRLTAAQAMVRYLANQMNEHGEPYIAGVWAIFGHGNVAGIGEALHGIRDELPTLRGQNEQSMAHAAIAYTKQLRRRRAMAVTSSIGPGALNMVTAAALAHVNRLPVLFIPGDVFANRGPDPVLQQIEDFGDGTVSVNDCFRPVSRYFDRIMRPEQLLTALPRAMRTMTDPADCGPVTLAFCQDVQTEAYDYPESFFEKRIWRMRRPEPDRAEFEAAVAALKSAKNPVIVTGGGVHFSGATETLKAFAEKHKIPVVETQAGKSVMAWDHPLNFGAVGVTGTECANIVSEKADLVFGVGTRFQDFTTGSWALFKNPTRKILALNVQAYDSAKHDAIPLTADAKIGLEQLSAALSDKTFQAPDPAIKNGWFAKADAVTNAPKDSNSLPTDMQVIGAVQRSSRDNTVVMCAAGTMPGELHQLWKAKLPLSYHMEYGFSCMGYEVAGGLGIKLAEPDRDVIVMVGDGSYMMMNSELATAVGMGVKITLVITDNRGYGCINRLQMGTGGAEFNNLYAHTNVNPIAIDFAAHAASMGAVASKVASIAELETALAAARESTVTTVIVIDTDPYPTPDAGGHFWDVAVPEVSPRAEVNQARARYEAALKERH; encoded by the coding sequence GTGAAAACGATCAGACTGACAGCCGCCCAGGCAATGGTGCGCTATCTGGCGAACCAGATGAACGAGCACGGCGAACCCTATATCGCCGGCGTCTGGGCAATCTTTGGCCACGGCAACGTGGCCGGCATCGGCGAAGCCCTGCATGGCATTCGCGATGAACTGCCGACACTGCGCGGACAGAATGAGCAATCGATGGCCCATGCCGCGATTGCCTATACGAAACAGCTTCGCCGCCGCCGCGCGATGGCGGTGACCTCGTCGATCGGTCCCGGCGCGCTCAACATGGTGACGGCGGCAGCCCTTGCCCATGTGAACCGCCTGCCGGTACTCTTCATTCCCGGCGATGTCTTTGCCAATCGCGGCCCGGACCCGGTTTTGCAGCAGATCGAGGATTTCGGAGACGGCACGGTTTCGGTCAACGACTGCTTCCGCCCGGTCAGTCGCTATTTCGACCGGATCATGCGACCCGAGCAGCTGCTGACGGCCCTGCCCCGCGCCATGCGCACCATGACGGACCCCGCCGATTGCGGGCCCGTCACCCTCGCTTTCTGCCAGGACGTTCAGACTGAAGCCTATGACTATCCGGAGAGCTTCTTCGAAAAGCGTATCTGGCGCATGCGCCGTCCCGAGCCGGACAGGGCCGAGTTCGAAGCCGCTGTTGCTGCGCTTAAATCCGCGAAGAACCCGGTGATCGTCACCGGCGGCGGCGTGCATTTTTCGGGCGCGACCGAAACGCTCAAGGCCTTCGCAGAAAAGCACAAGATCCCCGTCGTCGAGACGCAGGCCGGCAAGTCCGTCATGGCCTGGGATCACCCGCTGAATTTCGGTGCGGTGGGCGTCACGGGAACGGAATGCGCGAATATCGTTTCCGAAAAGGCCGATCTCGTATTCGGGGTCGGCACGCGCTTCCAGGATTTCACCACCGGCTCCTGGGCGCTGTTCAAGAACCCGACGCGCAAGATTCTCGCGCTGAACGTTCAGGCCTATGACAGCGCCAAGCACGACGCGATACCTCTGACGGCGGATGCGAAGATCGGACTTGAACAGCTCTCCGCCGCTCTTAGCGACAAGACATTCCAGGCACCGGATCCGGCAATCAAAAACGGCTGGTTCGCCAAGGCGGATGCGGTGACGAACGCGCCCAAGGACAGCAACAGCCTGCCGACCGACATGCAGGTGATCGGCGCCGTGCAGCGGTCATCGCGCGACAACACCGTCGTCATGTGCGCCGCCGGCACCATGCCGGGCGAACTGCACCAGCTCTGGAAGGCGAAGTTGCCGCTCTCCTATCACATGGAATACGGTTTCTCCTGCATGGGCTACGAGGTCGCGGGCGGTCTCGGCATCAAACTGGCGGAACCCGACCGCGACGTCATCGTCATGGTCGGCGACGGCTCCTACATGATGATGAATTCGGAGCTTGCGACCGCGGTCGGCATGGGGGTGAAAATCACCCTCGTGATCACCGACAACCGCGGCTACGGCTGCATCAACCGGCTGCAGATGGGCACCGGCGGAGCCGAGTTCAACAATCTCTACGCCCACACCAACGTCAATCCGATCGCCATCGATTTTGCCGCCCACGCGGCATCGATGGGCGCGGTCGCCAGCAAGGTCGCCAGCATCGCGGAACTGGAAACGGCTCTCGCCGCCGCCCGTGAATCGACCGTGACGACGGTAATCGTGATCGACACCGACCCGTATCCCACGCCCGATGCCGGCGGTCATTTCTGGGACGTTGCGGTTCCCGAAGTTTCGCCCCGCGCCGAAGTCAATCAAGCCCGCGCCCGCTACGAGGCCGCACTCAAGGAAAGACACTGA